A window of the Gossypium hirsutum isolate 1008001.06 chromosome A05, Gossypium_hirsutum_v2.1, whole genome shotgun sequence genome harbors these coding sequences:
- the LOC107959232 gene encoding kinesin-like protein KIN-12E, translating into MPFISDTASAIKSRFGFHNRTSSSESASLLSVRSPPDLLVKSAVRDNSSNFTAATSAIRSIREWDDGLTESTEPAPQSQSFEFREDPSFWKDHNVQVIIRIRPLSSSEISLQGNSKCVRQESCQTITWTGHPESRFTFDLVADEHVSQEDLFKVAGLPMVENCMGGYNSCMFAYGQTGSGKTHTMLGDIEGGTRRHSVNCGMTPRVFEYLFTRIQKEKDTRKDEKLRFTCKCSFLEIYNEQILDLLDPSSTNLQIREDMKKGVHVENLKEIEVTSARDVIQQLIQGAANRKVAATNMNRASSRSHSVFTCIIESKWESQGVTHHRFARLNLVDLAGSERQKSSGAEGERLKEATNINKSLSTLGLVIMNLVNISNGKSLHVPYRDSKLTFLLQDSLGGNAKTTIIANISPANCCSLETLSTLKFAQRAKFIKNNAVVNEDASGDVVAMRLQIQQLKKEVSRLRAFVNGKSETLDNDNLASSIPASPGPFKWECPPGSFSPLTSDKRMSQKKDYEVALVGAFKREREKEAALQALTAENQAAMQLAKQREDEIQSLKMRLRFREAGIKRLEAVASGKISAEAHLLKEKEEYLKEIEVLRAQVDRNQEVTRFALENLRLKEEIRRLKSLCDEGQVEMMNEQIKALHNKLLEALDWKLMHESESLMNEKTKSKGSGVNDDLNELISSQEQYSAWGSNLKEENEFLRMQAIHNKAEMDVLQKKLEFCLDEKEELERYVSELLNKLEEERSSRSEKEAVQQTEVHSSPADVPTIKLNDQLELKTMVDAIAAASQREAEAHERAFKLSQENEELRSKLKTYVEDNKQLLELYEQNAAERNYKGSNEGDINENDTMDHTDAALHENCEEKQVELKKVVDNLEQQLTEMHEENEKLMGLYERAMQERDEFKRRFSSSGSPNRMEPREFECPEKLVEVDGGEDSLDKPHVQFDSKDLEGGTAPVCSLMQDAGESLELNMLGAIEVIPSVKDVHSNLQSEAGNYMEIDQDITAAKLSEDLNSARAILKQALEKLSYSAKTVNEFCSLEKSFCEIDNLSRAIEVTESGIEEKQRHLESVAIISSETKERKALTDSKLSALKYSLSNFSSSVAYFEQREARARMRLNASLSYLDNKKDELTNLKKSKAEIEVLLSKIRESESATRSNIVLLKSKLEEESKRQENDKVLFAIDNLDKVDPSQRNLCLGGKATELLKTEEEKSKLQNDIKSSRENLAAIKMRFQDLNKKLMKVEKDMEGVSMEIQKGSKSVEELKFAMESAIQEKNTLLEIADNGKAEIENLILEYQQSIFYVDLTEAEMKAIDEELKLESRRLEQLQIMRATSGKKVEQWLSHSGLLSEKLGAELQSVWATFEEAKSLLESEH; encoded by the exons ATGCCGTTCATTTCTGACACGGCGAGCGCGATCAAGAGCCGTTTCGGCTTCCATAACCGGACCTCTTCCTCCGAGTCGGCCTCCTTGTTGTCTGTACGTAGCCCGCCGGATCTTCTAGTGAAATCGGCGGTGAGGGATAATTCCAGCAATTTCACTGCCGCCACCTCTGCAATTCGGAGCATCCGTGAGTGGGACGATGGTTTGACTGAAAGTACTGAACCAGCACCGCAGTCACAGAGCTTTGAGTTCCGTGAAGATCCATCTTTTTGGAAGGACCACAATGTGCAG gttATCATCAGAATTCGTCCCCTTAGTAGTTCTGAAATTTCACTACAAGGCAACAGCAAGTGTGTTAGGCAAGAAAGTTGTCAGACAATTACTTGGACGGGGCATCCAGAATCTCGTTTTACATTTGATCTTGTTGCTGATGAACATGTTAGCCAG GAGGATCTGTTCAAAGTAGCTGGATTGCCCATGGTGGAAAATTGCATGGGAGGTTACAACAGTTGCATGTTTGCATATGGCCAA ACTGGAAGTGGGAAGACTCACACAATGCTCGGAGACATCGAAGGAGGCACTCGTAGGCATAGTGTCAATTGTGGGATGACACCTAGGGTGTTTGAATACTTATTTACAAGAATACAAAAG GAGAAAGACACTCGTAAAGATGAGAAATTAAGATTTACTTGTAAATGCTCGTTTCTGGAAATCTATAATGAACAAATCCTTGATCTTTTAGATCCATCATCAACCAATTTACAG ATAAGGGAAGATATGAAAAAAGGGGTTCATGTTGAGAATCTTAAGGAGATAGAAGTTACAAGTGCACGGGATGTGATTCAACAGCTCATTCAA GGTGCAGCAAATAGAAAGGTGGCTGCCACTAACATGAATCGTGCAAGTAGTCGTTCTCACAGTGTATTTACATGTATAATTGAAAGTAAG TGGGAGTCTCAAGGTGTAACTCACCACCGTTTTGCCCGACTTAATCTTGTTGATTTAGCAGGCTCAGAAAG GCAGAAGAGTTCTGGGGCTGAAGGTGAACGCCTCAAGGAGGCTACTAATATTAACAAGTCTCTTTCAACATTGGG ACTTGTGATAATGAACCTTGTAAATATTTCCAATGGGAAGTCTCTTCATGTTCCTTATAGAGATTCAAAGCTCACTTTTTTGCTTCAG GATTCTCTAGGAGGGAATGCAAAAACAACCATAATTGCAAATATTAGTCCAGCTAATTG TTGTTCATTGGAGACACTAAGTACATTGAAGTTTGCACAGCGGGCTAAATTTATTAAGAACAAT GCAGTGGTAAATGAAGATGCATCTGGAGATGTTGTTGCTATGAGACTGCAAATTCAACAGCTGAAG AAAGAAGTATCTCGTCTACGAGCTTTTGTTAATGGCAAAAGTGAAACTCTGGATAATGATAACTTGGCATCAAGCATTCCAGCATCACCTGGGCCCTTTAAATGGGAATGCCCTCCTGGATCATTCAGTCCACTTACATCTGATAAAAGGATGTCTCAG AAAAAAGATTATGAAGTTGCTCTTGTTGGGGCCTTCAAGAGGGAAAGGGAGAAAGAAGCCGCTTTACAAGCACTGACTGCTGAAAACCAGGCAGCTATGCAGTTG GCAAAACAAAGAGAAGATGAGATCCAAAGTTTGAAAATGAGGTTAAGGTTTCGAGAAGCAGGAATTAAGAGGCTGGAGGCTGTTGCTTCTGGAAAGATATCTGCTGAGGCACACCTATTAAAAGAGAAGGAAGAATATTTGAAGGAAATTGAGGTTTTACGAGCTCAAGTTGATCGCAACCAAGAAGTCACTAGATTTGCACTGGAGAATTTGCGACTGAAGGAAGAGATTAGAAG ATTGAAGTCCCTTTGTGATGAAGGCCAAGTGGAGATGATGAATGAACAGATCAAGGCATTACACAATAAG TTGCTAGAGGCACTAGATTGGAAACTTATGCATGAATCAGAATCCTTAATGAATGAG AAAACAAAATCTAAAGGGTCAGGAGTTAATGATGATCTCAATGAACTGATCTCTAGTCAG GAGCAGTATTCAGCTTGGGGCTCTAACCTTAAGGAGGAAAACGAATTCCTTAGAATGCAG GCCATTCACAACAAGGCCGAAATGGATGTACTCCAgaaaaaacttgaattttgccTCGATGAGAAGGAAGAGTTAGAGAG GTATGTCAGTGAGCTACTTAACAAGCTTGAAGAAGAACGGTCTTCAAGATCGGAGAAAGAAGCAGTACAGCAAACAGAGGTTCATTCATCACCAGCAGATGTGCCAACTATCAAACTTAATGACCAACTGGAGCTTAAAACAATGGTTGATGCCATAGCAGCTGCAAGTCAGAGAGAAGCTGAAGCTCATGAGAGAGCATTTAAGTTATCTCAAGAGAACGAAGAATTACGATCAAAGCTTAAGACCTATGTTGAGGATAACAAGCAGCTCCTTGAATTATATGAACAGAATGCTGCTGAAAGAAATTATAAAGGTTCAAATGAAGGTGACATTAATGAAAATGACACTATGGACCACACTGATGCTGCTTTACATGAAAATTGTGAAGAAAAACAGGTCGAGTTGAAGAAAGTTGTTGATAACCTCGAGCAACAGCTAACGGAAATGcatgaagaaaatgaaaaattgatggGTTTGTATGAAAGAGCAATGCAGGAGAGAGATGAGTTCAAAAGAAGGTTTTCTTCTTCAGGAAGTCCAAACAGAATGGAGCCTAGAGAATTCGAATGCCCTGAAAAGCTAGTTGAAGTTGATGGAGGGGAAGACAGCTTGGATAAACCTCATGTCCAGTTTGACTCAAAGGATTTAGAGGGTGGAACTGCTCCCGTTTGCTCACTTATGCAGGATGCAGGTGAAAGTCTAGAGTTGAATATGCTTGGTGCTATTGAAGTGATCCCAAGTGTCAAAGATGTACATTCCAATCTTCAATCAGAAGCAGGGAATTATATGGAAATAGACCAAGATATTACTGCTGCAAAGTTGTCTGAAGATTTAAATTCTGCAAGAGCAATTCTGAAACAGGCacttgaaaagctttcatattCCGCCAAGACAGTTAACGAATTTTGTTCCCTTGAGAAATCATTCTGTGAGATTGATAACCTTTCCAGAGCAATAGAAGTAACAGAAAGTGGGATAGAGGAGAAACAACGACACCTTGAATCTGTTGCAATCATTTCTtcagaaacaaaagaaagaaaagctttAACTGACAGCAAGTTATCAGCACTCAAATACTCTCTTTCAAACTTTTCTTCTTCGGTTGCTTACTTCGAACAGCGAGAAGCTCGAGCAAGGATGAGATTAAATGCCTCATTGTCATACTTGGATAACAAAAAAGACGAACTAACCAATCTTAAGAAGTCAAAGGCTGAAATCGAGGTGTTGTTGAGTAAGATACGGGAATCTGAATCCGCAACAAGGAGCAACATTGTGTTGTTGAAATCAAAACTTGAGGAAGAAAGTAAAAGACAAGAGAATGACAAGGTTTTATTTGCCATTGATAACTTGGATAAAGTTGACCCCTCCCAGAGAAACTTATGTTTAGGTGGCAAAGCTACTGAGTTACTGAAGACTGAAGAAGAGAAAAGCAAGCTGCAAAATGATATCAAGTCATCACGTGAAAACTTGGCAGCCATTAAAATGAGATTCCAGGATTTGAACAAGAAACTGATGAAGGTAGAAAAAGACATGGAAGGTGTTTCAATGGAAATACAGAAAGGATCAAAGTCAGTGGAGGAATTGAAGTTTGCCATGGAAAGTGCAATCCAAGAGAAAAATACCCTCCTCGAAATTGCAGATAATGGGAAAGCTGAAATCGAAAACTTGATCTTGGAATACCAGCAGAGTATTTTTTATGTGGATCTGACAGAAGCGGAGATGAAGGCCATTGATGAAGAATTGAAGCTTGAGTCAAGGAGATTAGAACAGCTACAAATAATGAGAGCCACATCTGGCAAGAAGGTAGAGCAATGGTTGTCTCATTCAGGTTTGTTATCCGAAAAACTGGGAGCAGAATTACAAAGTGTTTGGGCAACTTTCGAGGAGGCTAAGAGTTTGTTAGAATCGGAACATTGA
- the LOC107959231 gene encoding putative phosphatidylglycerol/phosphatidylinositol transfer protein DDB_G0282179 isoform X2: MDTLTARFKLIVLPFLCICLLFLPFLQATDFDYCDNKGNYVVKVDGVDISPNPVISGKPATFTISASTGQAITGGKAEIDVYFFGFHIHQETHDLCEETSCPITVGNFVLSHNQVLPGFTPPGSYKLKMTLSVLI; encoded by the exons ATGGACACATTAACAGCTCGATTCAAGCTCATCGTTTTGCCCTTTCTATGCATTTGTTTGCTTTTCTTACCTTTTCTCCAGGCCACTGATTTCGATTACTGCG ATAATAAAGGTAATTACGTTGTAAAAGTCGATGGAGTCGACATATCACCTAATCCTGTGATTAGCGGGAAACCGGCCACCTTCACGATCTCAGCTTCTACTG GTCAAGCTATCACTGGTGGCAAAGCGGAGATTGACGTTTACTTCTTCGGGTTTCATATCCATCAAGAAACTCATGACCTTTGTGAGGAAACATCTTGCCCTATTACTGTTGGCAACTTTGTGCTCTCTCACAATCAAGTTTTACCTGGTTTTACTCCACCT GGTTCCTACAAACTTAAGATGACATTATCAG tacttatctag
- the LOC107959231 gene encoding putative phosphatidylglycerol/phosphatidylinositol transfer protein DDB_G0282179 isoform X1, with the protein MDTLTARFKLIVLPFLCICLLFLPFLQATDFDYCDNKGNYVVKVDGVDISPNPVISGKPATFTISASTGQAITGGKAEIDVYFFGFHIHQETHDLCEETSCPITVGNFVLSHNQVLPGFTPPGSYKLKMTLSGAGIKLLTCISFDFKISFGASESSVSDS; encoded by the exons ATGGACACATTAACAGCTCGATTCAAGCTCATCGTTTTGCCCTTTCTATGCATTTGTTTGCTTTTCTTACCTTTTCTCCAGGCCACTGATTTCGATTACTGCG ATAATAAAGGTAATTACGTTGTAAAAGTCGATGGAGTCGACATATCACCTAATCCTGTGATTAGCGGGAAACCGGCCACCTTCACGATCTCAGCTTCTACTG GTCAAGCTATCACTGGTGGCAAAGCGGAGATTGACGTTTACTTCTTCGGGTTTCATATCCATCAAGAAACTCATGACCTTTGTGAGGAAACATCTTGCCCTATTACTGTTGGCAACTTTGTGCTCTCTCACAATCAAGTTTTACCTGGTTTTACTCCACCT GGTTCCTACAAACTTAAGATGACATTATCAGGTGCGGGAATTAAACTGTTAACTTGCATTTCCTTCGATTTCAAAATCAGTTTTGGTGCTTCTGAATCTTCAGTCTCTGATAGCTGA